In a single window of the Entelurus aequoreus isolate RoL-2023_Sb linkage group LG16, RoL_Eaeq_v1.1, whole genome shotgun sequence genome:
- the plvapa gene encoding plasmalemma vesicle associated protein a isoform X3: MDLGVVRRISNISFGLIQDLNRQQQQTNTELFMCKSQTRMSQPSQPMLTRMPQSVGCNCGQRDEELRAKLQLVESNFTQTTERMRMDLEQIAKDRDNLNLEVIRLRRDKSVHEKEIEFSRQRCKEEFVQSLSGVSNVSRAFLQKIESLFPSHIAFQLTCLKQREHLEQIRSNCTSLSREVEDRFQNYLNIVGDQVSEIQTENSHLKAENMRLFDDFRSCSLNRTGLIQEHRQNREKLQLKHDRDSEMLLLEKRRLHGDIEVLENNVNYKNKEVQHLTEQLKQINLSCMPKTGPGVTGDFSNLGIGSRFPSPGLGLNKPGLGSTGSGFDILGSTRQGSSSFSSTGLGLNKLGSNGQGSSSFSSTGSGLNKLGSNGQGSSSFSSTGSGLNKLALPGQGSSSFSSTGSGLNKLGLPGQGSSSLSSTGSGLNKLALPGQGSSSFSSTGSGLNKLGLPGQGSSSFSSTGSGLNKLGSNGQGSSSFSSTGSGLNKLGSNGQGSSSLSSTGSGLNKLGLPGQGSSSLSSTGSGLNKLGLNGQGSTGSVLNKLGLPGQGSSSPGSTGSGLGKQGSTGLGSSGLGLTRPGLNSQGSTGLGSSSRGSTGSGLTGLGTSSLGSAGSNPSFGSSGTSANKPTSNLNTSLGLGSTSKSGSSNSGFPWFGSSNTGQNKPGSGIGRGTSSGSSLGTGRTSSLGGGSVNIAQHLQDLQRIINPSYSSEEKQDLSRMLG; encoded by the exons TGACGCGAATGCCTCAGTCTGTCGGCTGTAACTGTGGGCAGCGGGACGAGGAGCTGAGAGCCAAACTCCAACTTGTGGAGTCCAACTTCACACAAACTACAGAAAGGATGAGGATGGATCTGGAGCAAATTGCTAAAGATCGCGACAACCTTAACCTCGAGGTCATACGCCTAAGAAGGGACAAATCCGTTCATGAAAAGGAGATTGAGTTCTCCAGACAAAGATGCAAAGAAGAATTTGTCCAGTCCTTGAGTGGCGTCTCCAATGTCTCCAGGGCCTTCCTGCAAAAGATCGAGTCTCTCTTTCCCTCCCACATCGCCTTCCAGCTCACCTGTCTGAAACAGCGAGAGCACCTGGAGCAGATCCGCTCCAACTGCACAAGTCTGTCCAGAGAGGTGGAGGACCGCTTCCAGAACTACTTAAACATCGTAGGCGATCAGGTGTCGGAAATCCAGACCGAGAACAGCCACTTGAAAGCAGAGAACATGCGCCTGTTCGACGACTTCCGCTCGTGCAGCCTGAACCGCACGGGTCTGATCCAAGAGCACAGACAAAACAGAGAGAAACTTCAGCTGAAACATGACCGGGACTCTGAGATGCTTCTCTTGGAGAAAAGGAGGCTCCATGGAGACATTGAAGTTCTGGAGAACAACGTCAACTATAAGAATAAAGAAGTTCAACACCTCACAGAGCAACTTAAGCAAATCAACTTGTCCTGCATGCCTAAG ACTGGACCAGGAGTTACAGGAGACTTTTCCAATTTGGGGATCGGTTCACGTTTCCCCTCACCAGGATTAGGATTAAACAAACCAGGCTTGGGCTCAACAGGCTCAGGATTCGACATATTAGGATCTACTAGACAGGGCTCCTCCAGTTTTAGCTCAACAGGGTTAGGATTAAACAAACTAGGATCAAATGGACAGGGCTCCTCCAGTTTTAGCTCAACAGGGTCAGGATTAAACAAACTAGGATCAAATGGACAGGGCTCCTCCAGTTTTAGCTCAACAGGGTCAGGATTAAACAAATTAGCATTACCTGGACAGGGCTCCTCCAGTTTTAGCTCAACAGGATCAGGATTAAACAAATTAGGATTACCTGGACAGGGCTCCTCCAGTCTTAGCTCAACAGGGTCAGGATTAAACAAATTAGCATTACCTGGACAGGGTTCCTCCAGTTTTAGCTCAACAGGGTCAGGATTAAACAAATTAGGATTACCTGGACAGGGCTCCTCCAGTTTTAGCTCAACAGGGTCAGGATTAAACAAACTAGGATCAAATGGACAGGGCTCCTCCAGTTTTAGCTCAACAGGGTCAGGATTAAACAAACTAGGATCAAATGGACAGGGCTCCTCCAGTCTTAGCTCAACAGGGTCAGGATTAAACAAATTAGGATTACCTGGACAGGGCTCCTCCAGTCTTAGCTCAACAGGGTCAGGGTTAAACAAACTAGGATTAAATGGACAGGGCTCAACTGGGTCAGTATTAAACAAATTAGGATTACCTGGACAGGGCTCCTCCAGTCCTGGCTCAACTGGGTCAGGATTGGGTAAACAAGGATCAACTGGGTTGGGCTCTTCCGGTCTTGGTTTAACTCGGCCAGGATTAAATAGCCAAGGTTCAACTGGGTTAGGATCTTCAAGTCGCGGATCAACTGGGTCAGGATTGACTGGGTTGGGTACCTCAAGTCTTGGCTCAGCTGGGTCAAATCCAAGTTTTGGTTCAAGCGGTACCAGCGCAAATAAACCAACATCAAATCTGAACACCTCATTGGGCCTTGGATCAACAAGTAAAAGTGGGTCATCTAACTCTGGGTTTCCCTGGTTTGGGTCAAGTAACACAGGCCAAAATAAGCCTGGAAGTGGAATCGGAAGAGGAACATCAAGTGGATCTTCGCTTGGAACCGGAAGGACCAGTAGTCTTGGAGGCGGATCAG tcAACATCGCCCAGCACCTCCAAGACTTGCAACGCATCATCAACCCCTCCTACTCCTCCGA